Proteins encoded in a region of the Pseudothermotoga elfii DSM 9442 = NBRC 107921 genome:
- the ruvB gene encoding Holliday junction branch migration DNA helicase RuvB, whose product MNFVQQNREGDAILVSLRPDTLEDYIGQEEVKKKLYIAMKAAKLRNEPLDHILFSGPPGLGKTTLAFVIAKEMGKNIHITSGPVLERQGDIAAILSSIEEGDILFIDEIHRINKAVEEVFYSALEDYKVDIMIGKGPTARSIRIGLKPFTLVGATTRSGLLSSPLRNRFGMILELQFYTVKELMEIIKRACKIMNIEIEESAAQLIASRARGTPRIALRLLKRVRDVATIRKENKIISHLVEKTMDILEIDKLGLDEMDRKILRTLIEIYDGGPVGIEALAATLNLEIDTLKEIHEPYLLQQGLIIRTPRGRVATGIAYEHLGYPSKISGGLFDESLRKSDES is encoded by the coding sequence ATGAATTTTGTTCAGCAAAATCGAGAAGGTGATGCAATACTCGTTTCGTTGAGGCCAGATACTTTGGAAGACTATATAGGCCAGGAAGAAGTAAAGAAAAAACTTTATATTGCTATGAAAGCTGCAAAATTGAGAAACGAACCACTTGATCACATACTTTTTTCTGGGCCACCAGGACTTGGAAAAACAACGCTCGCATTTGTCATAGCTAAGGAAATGGGTAAAAATATTCACATTACGAGCGGACCAGTTCTTGAGCGGCAGGGTGATATCGCTGCAATATTATCAAGTATAGAAGAGGGAGATATCCTTTTCATCGATGAGATACATCGAATAAACAAAGCAGTGGAGGAAGTTTTTTATTCTGCTCTGGAAGATTATAAAGTTGACATAATGATAGGAAAAGGTCCAACGGCCCGTTCTATCAGAATAGGGTTAAAGCCATTCACACTTGTTGGAGCAACCACAAGAAGTGGGTTATTAAGTTCTCCTTTGAGAAATCGCTTTGGAATGATACTTGAGTTGCAATTTTACACAGTGAAAGAATTGATGGAAATAATTAAAAGGGCCTGCAAGATAATGAATATAGAAATAGAAGAATCGGCAGCCCAGTTAATCGCTTCAAGGGCACGTGGAACTCCAAGAATAGCACTCAGACTTCTCAAGAGAGTGAGAGATGTTGCCACAATTAGGAAAGAGAACAAAATAATTTCTCATCTGGTCGAAAAAACGATGGATATTTTGGAAATAGATAAACTCGGTCTGGACGAAATGGATAGAAAAATCTTGAGAACCCTGATTGAAATCTATGATGGCGGTCCTGTTGGAATAGAAGCTCTTGCGGCTACTTTGAATTTAGAGATTGATACACTGAAGGAAATTCATGAACCTTATCTTTTGCAGCAGGGCTTGATTATACGTACCCCAAGAGGAAGAGTGGCAACTGGTATTGCTTACGAACATCTTGGGTATCCTTCAAAGATTTCAGGAGGTTTGTTCGATGAGTCTTTACGAAAATCTGATGAAAGTTAA
- a CDS encoding YggS family pyridoxal phosphate-dependent enzyme: MSLYENLMKVKKKIDQSTAKSGRDPDSVVLIAVTKEADMDSIRQILEFGIKNLAENYAQKLVRKSEQFTNAIWHFIGRIQTNKLKYIVPRCEYIHSVWREEELKEINKIAERFQKIQKILIEVNVSGEPTKAGVDPIKLEKLLKAASSLSAVQIVGLMTMAPYVENPQEVRWIFSKLRQLRDIYRKDFPSLEHLSMGMSNDFEVALEEGATMIRIGRAIFKGE, encoded by the coding sequence ATGAGTCTTTACGAAAATCTGATGAAAGTTAAGAAAAAGATTGATCAATCAACGGCTAAAAGTGGTAGAGACCCGGATTCGGTTGTGCTTATTGCTGTCACAAAGGAAGCTGATATGGATTCTATCAGGCAGATACTTGAATTTGGTATAAAAAATCTTGCAGAAAATTATGCCCAGAAACTTGTTCGAAAATCAGAGCAATTTACGAATGCCATCTGGCACTTTATTGGAAGAATTCAAACAAATAAGCTGAAGTATATAGTTCCGAGATGCGAATACATACATTCTGTTTGGAGAGAAGAAGAATTGAAAGAAATAAACAAAATAGCGGAAAGATTCCAGAAGATTCAAAAAATTTTGATCGAAGTGAATGTCTCAGGTGAACCAACAAAGGCTGGCGTTGACCCAATCAAGCTGGAAAAGCTCCTGAAAGCTGCTTCTTCCCTTAGCGCTGTGCAAATAGTGGGATTAATGACTATGGCCCCGTACGTTGAAAACCCTCAGGAGGTTCGATGGATTTTCTCAAAGCTCAGGCAGCTTAGAGACATATATAGAAAAGATTTTCCATCCCTGGAGCATCTTTCTATGGGGATGAGTAATGATTTTGAAGTGGCGTTAGAAGAAGGAGCAACTATGATCAGAATAGGCAGAGCTATTTTTAAAGGAGAGTGA
- a CDS encoding YggT family protein produces the protein MFVISNLILAIAKVLQIFIYFEMTCVIVSTILSWITPYHYYPLRQFVDGVSSIIIKPLRRLIPPIGPVDITPMVAILILTFLDIFLVRTLIDLAGVLR, from the coding sequence ATGTTCGTGATCTCTAATCTGATCCTGGCAATTGCGAAGGTTCTTCAAATTTTTATTTATTTTGAGATGACATGTGTTATTGTGTCTACGATTCTGAGCTGGATTACACCATACCACTATTATCCTTTAAGGCAATTTGTTGATGGTGTTTCTTCTATTATAATTAAACCTTTAAGGAGGCTTATACCACCGATAGGACCGGTAGATATAACTCCAATGGTTGCTATTTTGATCCTTACCTTTCTTGATATCTTCCTTGTGAGGACATTGATAGATTTAGCGGGGGTGCTGCGTTGA
- a CDS encoding NAD(+) kinase, whose translation MKPSAVIYYRNDKEKEARNLSQKISSHILINQICQAEEQVISKGCDFVIVVGGDGTVIKVAKFTTCPIIGFKAGRVGFLASYKLEEIDRFLKDLSQQRLLMEKRFMLTVKVNEVDYDAVNDVVFHLPSRRMGEFRLSFDGCSDLLFFADGILISTATGSTAYNLSLGGAIVTPVSEVIQIMPIAPYYLQNRSIVVPNEQRITVDTLDICEVIVDGVIVGKVNSITVQKSNKHFTLLRPDYYDFFAVLKDKVGYGKGVTNEVDRG comes from the coding sequence TTGAAACCCTCAGCAGTGATTTATTATCGGAACGACAAAGAAAAAGAAGCGAGAAATTTATCTCAAAAGATAAGTTCACACATACTGATTAACCAGATTTGCCAGGCTGAAGAGCAAGTGATTTCTAAAGGGTGCGATTTTGTCATAGTTGTAGGTGGAGATGGAACAGTAATAAAAGTCGCAAAGTTCACTACATGTCCTATCATTGGATTCAAGGCAGGTAGAGTTGGATTTCTTGCATCGTATAAACTTGAGGAAATAGATAGATTTCTCAAAGATCTATCGCAACAGAGATTGTTGATGGAAAAAAGATTCATGCTGACAGTGAAGGTAAATGAAGTAGATTATGATGCGGTAAATGATGTCGTTTTTCATCTTCCTTCAAGACGAATGGGAGAATTCAGGCTGTCTTTTGACGGATGCAGCGATTTACTATTTTTTGCAGACGGGATACTTATATCGACTGCAACAGGTTCAACTGCTTATAATCTATCTCTCGGAGGAGCTATTGTCACACCAGTGAGCGAGGTTATTCAAATTATGCCCATTGCTCCGTACTATTTGCAGAACAGGAGCATTGTCGTCCCAAATGAGCAAAGGATTACAGTTGATACTCTTGACATCTGTGAAGTAATTGTTGATGGCGTGATTGTGGGAAAGGTGAACTCTATTACTGTGCAAAAATCGAACAAGCATTTCACTTTACTCAGACCCGATTATTATGATTTTTTTGCTGTGCTGAAAGATAAAGTTGGCTATGGAAAGGGTGTTACAAATGAAGTGGATCGTGGATGA